In the Ptychodera flava strain L36383 chromosome 1, AS_Pfla_20210202, whole genome shotgun sequence genome, tggttatcaccataatgactttatggcaacctctgaactatattatatattatatatatatatatatatatataatatatataatatatatacatacacacacacacttgtaatttgatcatttgtAAACCCAGAAGTTGTCAAGTCATAGATAGTTGTGGTTCACTGTaaatcaaatgatgactatatataaAGCCCACGACATTATCAACAAATTACCATTAAATCCCATGTACATGTAGCGACATTTGATGTATGCAACATGTAATAAAGTCAATTGTGCATGGAGAGCAGGTAAGATTCTTCAGATATTGAAATAGTTGAGGATTTAGTGTGACTAGTGAGACTCTGTTGATCGTGATTTGCTTAGTGTGAGTTATTGGGAACTCTCTcttgtattttcatttgatcaTCATCGTATATCCTGTTTTACAGCAACTCTGTGTACACTTGACGTGGATGATATGGTGATGTTGGCTTCCGTCAAGGAGTGTGCAGCTAGCCAGAGTTCATCGCAAGGTAATAAACTTTTGAGGTACTAGTTCGGGtctcaaaaatgaaaaacattaaacatatgctcaaattttcctcaagcaaactttcacacattctctttcaaaatcaagactgcaaattaggggtcacagtgcaaattttggtaccaaaGAAAAAACTCACCCAACATAATGGCTGgatttaaattatatgatgtacattatgacaaacatgttttaactttcatcaatcgtaAATGTACTTTGGATGCAATGTTTATATTGGTCATTTTGGTCCCATATGACCTTGAGTGCAATTTTGAagaccccctccctttaatttGTAAGCAAAAAGTAGTGTGTAAAGTAATGCTTTTGCCCTAGACGTGTACTTGTAAACAATTACATTACAGTTACATGTAGAACCAGGAATGCATTACAAGCAGCCAATGACACTATTGTCAATGTGGAACAAACTGCAAGTCTTAATGTATCATGATCTGTGTTGGCTTTATGTACAACtaataaggccaagaaaaataaaatgtttgtttctcatcctggaCATATTGCAAACATGATGCCGCGACGCAGGTTTTTCTTCCTTCTGAATTTTTTATagtcttcaaccaacaagaacacatacatgtatgcaacaatgaaaacataggaatgcatgaagagataaatgcacagcagtgttgccttagtatttttgtattgcaacagttctgtggtttgaatTTTAGTGCTGCAATGCACAGTtatgacagcttaatataacagtgacatatgtgtatagttctgaatggaatgttattgtcagttattttatttacagttctgttttatacagcagtGTGTAATACACTATCgttatgtatttttgtgtttattttatgtcattttatttcctcatgagcataACAAAAAGGTTTATATGTtgggtctgaattgacgtgcgcgaggatgagaaacaaactttttattttttcttggactaactgttttgttaTTAAATTTACCACTGTACTAATTTGACCAGGTTTTTCTACCATTGATTTTCCAGTGACAATTAGAATACACACACATGATTTGAttgatttttcttcttttatgaCTTGATTCTGCAGATGTTGTCCTACCTGAAGGTTGGAAGCAGACCCTGCCGAAAGCCGACCACCTGTGGGTTGCAAAGGCTCTCTTCAAGACATCAAAGGGAAAGGTAGAACTCGACGTGGCACGGGTTGATCGGCTCTGGTGGTTTCCACCACAACCGTCTCTGGTTTGTTGTCAACCACCGCGATCTGACCACTACTTTGCTCAGCCATTACTCCTGTGGATGCCGAGAACGTTGTGGCAAGTCCGTCTTCTCTGCCCTCAGCCCAACTGTCAGTGTGAGCTTACATCTGCCGGTATTTATCAACGTGTGCGCCAGGTTCTGGATGTCGACGGGTACTACAGCCTTGCTGCAGAGTATCTGGAGTGTCGTCGTTGTAAGAAGAAGTTCATCAGTTGGAGTGGTGTCATCACAAGACAACTGGACATGGGACACCGCTTGCAATTTCCTGTTCTGTTGACGTATAGGTATGCCTGTGATATTCGTGTAATCAGGGTTTTGCTGCAACGTGGACTGGGAAACAGAGCAAGTGAACTGAGAAACAAGGTGATAAAGCAACACCATGAGGCCTGGCTGCAGAAGACCGCTCACTACCTAACAGACTGTAAAGACTTTATGGATTCTCATAACAGAGGACTGGTAACTCTGCCGTCTTTTGATGATCCACCGCCCTTGGTGCCAATTCCAACATGCAAGTGGTTCCAACTGGTCTATGGCAATGACATCTTGCAGCGACTAGATGAGGTCAAGGCTTCCATTACATCAGTGTTTGGCACAGTACTGAAAATTGACTCTACCAAAAAGGTATGTTTTGACACACTCATGTACTTTGCCACCAATGGCATATGCAAGGTGTGTCAACACAGTAAATTTTAATCGACTTATGCAGACCAAGGCTACCAATTGCATCTCAGTGGTGCTGGTAAAGAATACCAACTAagacaaaaaatattgtttcaggTGAATCCTGAAAACTGTCAAATTCAAACAGACCACTTGGTTTGTTCTAATGGCCATTTCCcaatgtcaatgatacaaactACAGAATAAGGCTGTTTATAGTATTTGCAACTCTGTCTTGATCATTGTTTGCCTTCTTTTTTTGCTTGGTTATCTTTTCAAAAGGTTGACAGGAAATTCGTCGGTCACAGCGGTGGTACAGCAGCCTGGGCTATCACTGTTGGAAATGAGCATGGTCAAGTACTGATGTCGGTCTTGACAGCAACAGAGGGAGGTGGCATTGGTCCAATGGTTGAGGGTATCGTCCAGCGTTACCGCAGTGCCAATGTACCGCCACCAGGTCTGTTATACGTTGACAGGGACTGCTGTGGTGTACTTTCCAAGCTGAGGACCATGTTTACTGACTGGCCTGATATTAGGATCCGATTGGACATCTGGCAGTTCATGCGCAGAATTACCACAGGCTGCATTTCCAAGTCTCATCAGTTATACCGTACATTTTTGAGGCAATTGTCGAGCTGCATATTTGAGTGGAATCAGGAGGATTTGGAACGGCTGAAGGCCGCGAAGCGGGCAGAGATGGTCTCAAAGGGCATCACCAACCCCTCCCATGAAGACGTCAAGCGGCGCATTACCAAGCAGGAGCTGAGTAACCACTGCCGACGACAGACTAGGGGTGTAGAGGAGACCACGAGACTCATATGCCAACTGCTGAAGGCCTTTGATGGTGTGCAGGGACTTGATACCAATGGTGTTCCATTACTCAAAAGTAGTCGCATATGGCAGATATGGAAGTCCCAGAAGAAACATATAGAGTGTATCCAAGATCCAGAAGATTTTCCACTCTATACCAAAACTGGTGAGGTTAGGAAAGGTGATATACAGCTACCGGTGTACAGGTGTGCCAGAGGATCCACATCGTTAGAGTCTTTCCACAAGCATCTCCATCACTTTATTCCAGGTAAGTGGTCTATGACGATGGCCTGCattatttttcaccttcaaaaCTTTAAATCAGCAATAATTTACTGCCTCCCTTCCCATAATGGacaaaagcaaactttgcacaacatctATAATATATGAGgcaaagccgagtacattatggagtgcaaattTTACATGAGTCCAtcatgggccgggaggggtacATTCTTGTTATTAgcttatagttttggcaatgcaagTGAATTTGTGGATCAGATGTAGAAAACATgaggccacaatgctggataatcagatacattatcagttaTAATCGTGGTGATGACGCCACAAATTTCACTGGAGTTGACAAAGCTGTGATATAATAGCCGTTAAAAAATGCAGGACAGATGTCAATGTCTATGTCACTGATGCAGGACAATGCAGCTTGAAagttatgtgttttttttattgtttgaaaattgtAGTGTTCACTTGATGATCAGGACTAAAATACTGAGGACAATGCATGGGTAAACTTTGATACACTCTTCATGTACTTTTCACATTTATACCAGCAAGTGCTATAGTGTAGGCAGGGATATAGAAAATATTGCCAGCAGCCAGCAAAACAATCGGTTGTCAgacattttacacaaattttGTGTACCCATACATTATACTTAATGTAGCATGCTCCTCTAATgtgaaagacgtaaacttttgctcaaactttcctcagtgaaaccttcaacctttctcttaccaaatcaacaataaaaatcaggggtcaccatgtaaaGTTTGGAACTAAGAAAACAAATTATGTGATATTTTGCGATTtcggaaattcaaaatggtccccAATCCTGAGTTAACTCTATAAGGTAAAAGTGAATTTCGGATTTTCTAaacacagtgaaaagttttttgtccgcaagagctttaaatgagtccccacgagtggtagatcagaaaagaattgtaggaatttgagagtctgaatatctgttcccgagacATGTTCAATCTTAACCACCTTTACTTTTACTTGAACCACCTGTAACACAAATTTTCTACAGCCCTGGTAGGTGATACTAACATGTGTAAAGCAATTCTAATATCTTAGTCTATATCCTGCAGGACTCATGAAATGCTGAGTCTGCAGGTGTATATTCTTAGTTTGTTGGTAAGGTATAGCGGCtgtgtattatatattttgatgtttgtgtTTGCTGTGTCAACTCTGGATACCAAATAAAATCCCAAATTACTGTTCAACATGATTGTTGTATATTGTCAATCTGATCTCAGATGTGAAGATGGTGCCGTTTCCTACCTTGGCTTGTTCTTTGCTAGCTGTTCTTGTCGGTTGATAGTTGCATCACTGCATCTGACCCACTGCCATACAAGATCACATTCGCCCATCAGCCAGAAGACAACCAATCAGAAAGAGGTTTACAACCATCTCTTGTCATGGATTGCAACATTGTATAAAAAAATGCGTCCTGATTGGCTCCTGCAAATCGCAAGATTTGAATGTGATCTTCTATAGCAAGCGTCAGATGTAGTGATGTGACTATATTGGCTAACGAGAACAGCAAAGAACTAGCAAAGGTGGAAatgtaaggccaagaaaaataaaaagtttgtttctcatcctagacgtttcaaaaaataatgcgGTGTTGCAGGttttttactttcaattttttgtattcttCAATCAAGATCGCggaaaaaacttgaaaacaacataggaatgcacgcagagataaatacacagcagtgttgctttagtatttttgtatagcaacagttctgtggtttgacttttagtgcagcaatgcacagttttgacagtgtactataacagtgacatgtgtacagttctggatggaatgttagtgtcaattttgttcacagtattgttttatacagcactgtgttacgCACtactgtcatgtatttttgcgtctacttttttatttcatttttttatgagCAAAAAACCttgacgcggcgggtctgaattgacgcatgtgaggatgagaaacaaacagtTTAATTATCTTGGCCTAACTGTATGATTCAAATCAGATTGGTATATTGTGCGGTACATGGGATGTTGGCTGAGTACTTGACATTCATGCACTGCTTGTAGTGCAGAATACAATTTGTGGACAATTTAttgcaaacatacatgtatatgaaaagGATCTGGTGTTGGATATTTTCTTGTTACAGTAAATAGACTTTTTAAATTGATGTTTATTCATAATTCACAGGAAAACCTGCTAGCACACTGCAGTTTCAGGCCTACCTCCTGGAAGGCTTGGTTCGCTGGAATGAAGACAGGGCGGCATCCCCTGTCTCTGATAAAATTCCTGAACCACATTCATACAGTGGTATCTTGAGACAGGTAGTCAACCAACTCGGTGGCACTGTCCTTGGAACAGAGCTCCACCCATCCCACCAGGTACCACGGAAATACACAGGTATGCAAATGTatggtatttttcaaagaattattaaaacatgtcattgtcaatgacatagtctccACTTGGTTAATGAATTTGCAAATCATTGACGGAATGATGGttatttggataaaaaaaaatcaacatgcatctgtatgatgTAAAGAGTAACCCATAGACCAAATAACGtgccaggcatctcagagaaaTTTGAACAGATGTACAGACAGTTGCAAGGACGCACACTCAGACTCACAAACATTACCAAATGTATAAGTCCCCGCCCCTCAGACATTGTCCTTGGTGACTAATAGAGGTACAGGACAAATATCCCCCCATACTCTGCtctaattttgttcaatgttctgGTAAATTCAGGGGAGCTGATTGGCCTGGAGTATCTGTACCAACAGACCGGGGAAGTCCTGAAGGATATGACGATTGATCCAGACTGCTTGGATGCTGCAATACCACTGCCTgctgaggaggaggaggaggaggaggaggatggTGCACAACATCAGGATGATGGAGCCATTTACGACTTCTTCCAGGATCCAACCTTCTTCGTGGAAAAGCTCTTAACCCCATCAGAGTCACCTGTGGAATCTATGGATGTTGAGCAATCTGATAAGAATGTGGTAATACCCAAAGGCAACACAACAACACCGGAGTCAGCACAGAAGGGTTGGTTTATGTATAATTGTGTTTTTTAGCAATGATAATTTTGCTAATGTAGCTTAACAGTATTGAATGTGACTTTTTCAAAGGGGCAGCTTTGTAGTCAGTTTTTAACAAAGCAATCTGAGTAAATGGATGGAAGTTTCAAAAACCCCAGCACTATTATCATGTAAATAGTAAGTGTAAACAAGCAGTAACGCAAGATCTGGAACTTTTGACTGCTACTTCAGTGTTATATTTCTTTCCCTTTTGTTGTCAGCTGCAGAACCTCCCAAGTCTACTGAAGCCTCtgctgttattgttgataagacAACTCcaactgcagaaaaaaatgatgaTGTGTCTATGGATGGCACTGACGTAAGTATTCCATCAGAGACAAATCACCAAATGATACATAAAGAAAAGCAAATGCAGCATCATTTATTAAAGTCTTGGTAAGACAATGGGAAACTGCATGGTAGGAGTTGTCACTATGTCTCCACTACTATTCAAACTGCATGGTAGGAGTTGTCACTATGTATCCACTACTATTCAAACTGCATGGTAGGAGTTGTCACTATGTATCCACTACTATTCAAACTGCATGGTAGGAGTTGTCACTATGTCTCCACTACTATTCAAACTGCATGATAGGAGTTGTCACTATGTTTCCACTACTATTCAAACTGCATGGTAGGAGTTGTCACTATGTATCCACTACTATTCAAACTGCATGGTAGGAGTTGTCACTATGTATCCACTACTATTCAAACTGCATGGTAGGAGTTGTCACTATGTTTCCACTTCTTTTCAAACTGCATGGCAAGAGTTGtcactacatgtatgtatccaCTACTATTCAAACTGCATGGTAGGAGTTGTCACTCATGTATCCACTACTATTCAAACTGCATGTAGGAGTTGTCACTATGTATCCACTACTATTCAAACTGCATGGTAGCAGTTGTCACTATCCACTACTATTCAAACTGCACGGCAAGAGTTGTCATTATGTATCCACAACGATTCAAACTGCATGGCAAGAGTTGtcactacatgtatgtatccaCTGCTATTCAAACtgatttttcccttttttataGGACTCTGTCGTCCCCAACAATGTTCCCGGGTATGGGCAGGTGGAGGCTTTCGCAGAATACTTGTTGCAGTTTGCCGAGAAATCTTCACCACTGACAAATGAACAGGCAGCCAGGGTTATTGCACTTTGGAACAATCTCCATGCATATGACCATCAGCCGACACAGTTTCCCCCACGCCACAGGACAAGACTCACTAAAGAGAGACTCCAGGCTTCCAAGTCAACATCTGTTGTGTCTGGTAAAgaatttttaagtacaaaaagGTGAGTAATTCCTTCAATGGATTGCTTGTCCATTAATATCTTAGACATTTGTGGTTTGCATTAACCCGACACACAGATTTAAACAATTTACCACCGTGGCCATGCATCCTTTGTTTTGgccaaaatgcattgttattacatgcctcatacATCGACTGTCgcacgctccataggattcaatggtagcTCGTTGATGATGTTGTGGgctgcatagtcatcattggactgaaagtgaaccggaactattttcaacttgacaactctCACGattaaaaaatgatcaaattacatcttttactcaggaaatatttttttttacaaaattatgcaaaaaaaatcaataaacagaataacagtgatttaaatatatcaatgcgccattcgatgacaaaaattgttctattatttcaacagattttcatcTAAAATAGAAATAAAGCATTAATTGTCATTTGTACGTAAACCAAAAAATTTGGAGAGAAAATTTGTCATAgaagcatgtaataaaaacattatagcccaatcatagactatgtaccctcggggccgGAGACCATATGCCCTCCTTACTGTATgttgggcaaatggtcacctatcCTTGgacacatagtcccatgtttgggctataatataaatattatcatataccggtacagtgTGCTCTCTAAGGGGAGGTGAAAAGTATTTTTGAGTCAAATTGAAGAAAAGTTTACATGCTGTGCGTCACTGGATGCATGAACAGGTTATAACTAAAAAGTCAGCAGTTAGAagtacagcgccctctatggtcatATGTATTCCTCAATTCCTGATACTCTCGTGTGAGTCAGTGAGAAGACAATGAAAACGACAATGGCTACCTACTTGCCCATTGATCTATCGGCAAGATAAGTTTACTATAGGCATGTAGTATCAATGCGGAGACTTACAGAAATGAcgttttcagatattttttgacgaaaaactACTGGGAAATGTGGTATCTGTGTGAATCATGAATCTGTTGAAAATTTCTTGTCATTGGCAGGCTTTTTATGGCTGTGTCAGTGATGCGTCAGATTACTTGTAATGTCAGTTGCATCAGGTGGGTTTGCCCTTGCGTCAAATTGGCTTAGCAGGCACATTGATCATATATCAGGACATTGAGATGGAGAAGTAATGGTCAAAGATCCATATTCTTTGCCTCACAAATGTTAAAGACAATCTCACCTTTTTTCccttttagctcacatttggttataccaatgtgagtttatcgtataagctgaagtcgatggtgtatgtatgtatgtgtgtgtgtatgtatgtatgtatgtatgtacgtacagtatgtccgtcaacatcaaaaacacgcaaaccactgcacatttcagcttggtatttggtatgtggatgcatcctgggctatagatgggattttgttcaaatgaagtctgcattgctaaaattatgcaaatgagcgtacaaaatgtgaaaatggtcaagaattaatatctctagaaccgctgttttgattgatttgaaaatttgtgtgcaagtaccttaggtgaaccttaacagttttatgaatattgtgaagatatccttaattttgtatttttgctgaattttttggtgatttttctcattttcagtaaaaattcttcttctctgaaaccgccagcccaatcgctctcaaatttgggttacATGACGGGACACTTGCATCTAAAAAACTGTGCACTTTTTTGGtctctttctgcactgataatatgcaatctaaagtagttatatcagatataatcagacattacataacgcttagtcaacaacttcagataccaatagcttggccggtactactttatgccaaggtattgcacagtgaagcggcacaaactcagtcttgtgtaaaccttgacaacagtattatcatttcaggacatcggaatttgttcctacttttattaatttgaactaacatatggcttgtagtatatctataggtcctattctgtgaaaattagggtacaatgttcaaagaagttcaaggcgaacgattgtctgtatgagtgaagtgtgtaaggcagagatgtcttccctgtacacccacttaatcgctatctctaatcacatattgcaaatagcttacgagatggcaaataactttaattaggagctccataccccttgaaacccctatttcaagggtgaatgtgcattgaatatgcattgttttttagATGGAAACGTCCCCTAATGagatctttgcaagggtgttactcttctaatttgttgaaattatgacaaaattgggaaaattattaatttggagaaaatttgtcatatttggtcaaaatatcttaaacagtattttcttttttaaacccctggacagacagctt is a window encoding:
- the LOC139140343 gene encoding uncharacterized protein; its protein translation is MVMLASVKECAASQSSSQDVVLPEGWKQTLPKADHLWVAKALFKTSKGKVELDVARVDRLWWFPPQPSLVCCQPPRSDHYFAQPLLLWMPRTLWQVRLLCPQPNCQCELTSAGIYQRVRQVLDVDGYYSLAAEYLECRRCKKKFISWSGVITRQLDMGHRLQFPVLLTYRYACDIRVIRVLLQRGLGNRASELRNKVIKQHHEAWLQKTAHYLTDCKDFMDSHNRGLVTLPSFDDPPPLVPIPTCKWFQLVYGNDILQRLDEVKASITSVFGTVLKIDSTKKVDRKFVGHSGGTAAWAITVGNEHGQVLMSVLTATEGGGIGPMVEGIVQRYRSANVPPPGLLYVDRDCCGVLSKLRTMFTDWPDIRIRLDIWQFMRRITTGCISKSHQLYRTFLRQLSSCIFEWNQEDLERLKAAKRAEMVSKGITNPSHEDVKRRITKQELSNHCRRQTRGVEETTRLICQLLKAFDGVQGLDTNGVPLLKSSRIWQIWKSQKKHIECIQDPEDFPLYTKTGEVRKGDIQLPVYRCARGSTSLESFHKHLHHFIPGKPASTLQFQAYLLEGLVRWNEDRAASPVSDKIPEPHSYSGILRQVVNQLGGTVLGTELHPSHQVPRKYTGELIGLEYLYQQTGEVLKDMTIDPDCLDAAIPLPAEEEEEEEEDGAQHQDDGAIYDFFQDPTFFVEKLLTPSESPVESMDVEQSDKNVVIPKGNTTTPESAQKEPPKSTEASAVIVDKTTPTAEKNDDVSMDGTDDSVVPNNVPGYGQVEAFAEYLLQFAEKSSPLTNEQAARVIALWNNLHAYDHQPTQFPPRHRTRLTKERLQASKSTSVVSGKEFLSTKRRCPGKNASRVQWPDCNRYVECLMTKLCDLYPSSRKIGGKTTLRWTLVCRAYNNIRGKVLDDASIKRNTSMELYDISYATLTQWYKNLDRSHEKRAKQKRVRVPASSASASAARKDAEKKPKKKPKKKPSSPSAARVPQPCVSDPPANTVGQEKNGAVPPKLLPKPIPTGLTLISQPPQASASLTTASVPTASLTTASLTTASLTAASLTPVCVVLQQGLPSQGFVSPAHQRSSIPRSTRWYRKQREQGASIRKQYKPRSGVMMCHKCKQARDSSHKQYFGNWFCPKTNPLAFETWRAQMVARGYARKNRKKKGFSSK